The DNA sequence GCTTCCGAAAACCATTGTGATCTCGGGTCATTTTGCTCTTCTCAGAATTCTTTACCCTCATCCCTTGGATTACTACAACATCCTCCGGGCTTGCAAGCATCAAAGTTCCCTTAAGCTTCAACATGTGACCCTTAAGCCATTCAAAGAAGTTATCCTCCACTTTTGAAACTGATACACCTTCCTCTTTTTCCACAGGTAGTTCTGATGTTACTACACCTACAATTGAGGCAAGACCATCCTCCCTACTCCAGACAATTGCTCCTTGTTGTAACAGCAAGAGTGAATGATCTTCCATGACAACCAATGCCCTGAATCCATTAGACCTGTCTGTGCGGATATAATTGTTTATAAACACCCTATGGATAAACCCTCTTCCATGATCCATCACTATACTTTCCTTATGCAATTCCTTATTCCAATCATGGACAAGCTTCACTGTAAGATGAATCTTGCCATCATCATCATGCTGAACTATTGCAAAAGCTTTTTCTCCCTCTGAAAGTAAGAGAGGATCACTAATAACTGTTGCATTATTGACTTTATCCACAACCTCCAGATTTCCTTCACCAGTTATTCTAATGAATATTTTAAATCCATTGATTTCTAAAGCAAACATTCCTTGAAGCTTTAAGGGCAACAACACTGATGTCCCAGATGAATCGCCAATAAGATCAGATAGCAAATATGTTTGCTCAAATTTGATACCATCCTGAAATTTTATTGTCACTATCTTTGATTTAGTGGCATCCAATGCCACAACCAGGTCATCAGAAACCAATAACATCTCCCCTGAAAAATTACCAGGAAAGGCAGCATCATATTTATTAAGCAAGTCTCCGTTCCTTGCATTTATTGCAAAAACCTCAAAATGGGAAGAGCCAACAAAACCTATCGCATATATTACCTCACTATCCGAAGGATGGATAATCTGTTGGACCTCAATACTTTCTGATTCAAAGCTCTTTTTCCAAACAATCTCGCCATCTATACCAGAAACACCATGAAGACACCCATTACCAAAAACGTGGATCAAATTATCTTTATCGACTTTCAAATTTTTGGGAATGGATAATATTGACTTTGAGGACTTTGAACAACCCTGTAGAGAAGACTCCCAAACCATTTGACCATCGGGAAGATTCCATGCTCTTAAGATACCTCCGCTAGATGAGAGGGTTATGACATATTTTCCCAGAGCAATATCTATTGCATCCACAACATCATTGTTGCCAAGTACGTGTCTCCAGAAAATCTCTCCATGTCGAAGATCAAGAGAAGCAACAACATTCTCCTCGGTCGATACAACAACACGCTTTCGCCCAGCTTTCTGAGTGTGGAACACTGCATCTTTCACCTTCCCTATGTATTGTTGGTGCCAGTCCGCGAGACCAACTTCATCTCCGAAAAGCGAAAAGCTTGGCTTCGCGTGAAATAAAAACAGGATACAAAACAGTAGAGAAACCCTAATCGCCATAGCCATGGCAAATCTCGCAGTCTCTCTCGCAGAGATCtcaataatacaactaagtgtAATTTAATAGAGTAATATTTGTAAATAATTATTGCCATTTAAATACACTAATTCGTAAATAtctaaatagtatttttaaattgaataattttaatcattattcttttttaaagtaaaaaaaaacaattcaaataaaataaacaaacgaTTTttcagaataattttttccgTTAGTGGAATATCTATTATAATTACTACAACAAATGAAGCTATGGAAGATCATGGTGATGATGGGTTTATGGAAAAAGGAGTTTACATAAGCTTAGCACTTGGAACTGTAGTTTGATTTTTGGGATTTCGTGGGAATTAGATCTCCAACAAGTTCTTGAACAATGCTGAGGATTAGGCTTACGTAACAGCTGTAGTAATGTAGTTAGAAGAAGCTGTTGCAgatgtttctttttttcttttctgttttttaaTAGAAGCTGTTGCAGATGTTCAGACGCTTAATTTGATAACTTATATCTCTTTCTATGTTTTGAGtacatttattatttatgtacACTGCTACTATATGTTGATTTCATTTTTACAGTTAAAAATGGTTGTAGTTATCAGGAGCTGCATTTGATatttctttataaaaaaaaaactgttatgtccaagttaattatgttttctttatataattctttgttttaaatttcaatgcttttgtattttcacTTTTAAATGACATGAAACTCCTAGAAATTAATTATAGTGGAAGGAGCATAAATTTCCTTGCAATAAACAAacgaggaaaaaaaaaacagtaaccatAGCAGAAAAATTATAGCAGTACTGATTTCTATGAGTTCCATTCTGATATGTTCTCTATATTTGACTTTAAATATTCTTCTTTGGAAAGAAAGGCAGCAGTCAAGTAAAGGCATAATGTGGCATAGAGTAATCCTCTGGAATGCAAATTAAAGTTGcatagagagaaaagagagagttgaATGGATATGGAAAACAAAACTTGAAATAATAATGGGGGAAGTTCATCTCTCTATTATTGGTTGCTCGTCACCATAAACATAAACAGTATATTCTCAGTCCATTTTATAATTTACAAACAGCTCAATGATTCCTTTTATGACTGACTACAAATGAATGAATGTAAATTTTACTGCTCCCTAAGCGTGTGTGTATACATATAATTATCCCTTCAAATTCTCTTTTTCTTTATCTACAACCCCTCCAACCAACACTTTCTACCCTTCTTAAATAATCAAAAAATTGagcaacaaaaaaagaaaaaaagaatgaagctttttttttccttttttttcacCTCTGAATCACAAAAGGTTTACTGTATCCAAATCTACCTGTCTTCTGTTCCACATTAAACCTCAAGCGAAACACGGGTTTTTATTGGTTTCAACTTCAACCCCATGCTTTCTGGAGAAAGAAGCTCTGGGGAGATACAGGAGGGACTGAGCGGGCTCCTCGGGCTGTCACTGAACTGGCAAGGTCTATACAACCCATAGCCCATGAAGAAATACTCCATAGGTATCAGCATTGCATGTGGTTGCTCCTCTGTTACCATTGACCCGCAAGCCTGGACCTGCACAAACATTATATTCCCATCCTTTGTCAAAAACATGCTATTCCACAATTCATGCATTTCCAGTGAGGCAGTGAAATTTCAAAGAAGCTAAAGCAGGACAATACGGTCAGAATGACATACCTCTACTAAGGCGCTAAATCTCCTATCTAACTTTGCAGTCATATGGAGTGCCTCGGAATGAAAAGGAGAACTATCCCCAACGAAAATGAGTGTGCGACATCTTAACCTCTTTAAGCCTTCCGTAATGTCAGATCTCCTGAAAGAAAGATAATGTTAATTTGATATACCAATTGCCAGCCCAAGAAAAAGATAACAACTCttgaaaaaaaagtatattaCCCGTTAATTGCTTGCAGAAACCGGAAAACATTTATGCTCTGCCTCTCTTCCAGCAGCTGAACAAACAAAGATATAATGGGAATTAGACAAGAATTATTCCTTCAAAAACCATCCACTGGAATGATAATTGTGTGTTATGCATGTAAAAAAGAGTGAATCAAATTCCAAGAATGCATATGGAAAGTGCTTGAtctttctttatattttatttactaaGGAAAATCTCGAATACTAACTTTTCTGCATGCTTGAACTATATCCGACTCAGGGACTTCGGTACTACCACGAACTTCCTGTTATAATATTTGCATAAAAGATTAGTCACCGCTCAGCCGACAAAAGAAGAGGAAAACAAGTTAAAGAAAATGATGGACAGAATGAAAGTACCTTACTGAAATACCGTTGCAGCAAACAATCTTTAAGTAACCCACACATGCCATAAAAATAAAGCAAATTTGACATGACCTACAAATAAGAGGTTTGATATGATTAACTTGGTGTAAAATctcatttaaattaaaaataacaaatacaATGCAAAAATTGCAGCAGCTAAGGTTTGAGGTAAAACCTTATTATAGATCCATTCAGACCAAGAGGGTGCTTTGCAAAGTGGAGATACAAGTATCAAACCAATAACACGTTCTCTATATTTCATCTGCGGTATAGAAAAGTTAATTA is a window from the Cannabis sativa cultivar Pink pepper isolate KNU-18-1 chromosome 1, ASM2916894v1, whole genome shotgun sequence genome containing:
- the LOC115706032 gene encoding protein NDL1, which encodes MAESNDFVSVDMEKIYLGGKEHVIKTGRGNVSVIVYGDQDKPALITYPDIALNHMSCFQGLFFCPDAASLLLHNFCIYHISPPGHELGAAPICPDDPVPSADDLADQIIEVLNHFRLGAVMCMGVTAGAYILTLFAMKYRERVIGLILVSPLCKAPSWSEWIYNKVMSNLLYFYGMCGLLKDCLLQRYFSKEVRGSTEVPESDIVQACRKLLEERQSINVFRFLQAINGRSDITEGLKRLRCRTLIFVGDSSPFHSEALHMTAKLDRRFSALVEVQACGSMVTEEQPHAMLIPMEYFFMGYGLYRPCQFSDSPRSPLSPSCISPELLSPESMGLKLKPIKTRVSLEV